One genomic segment of Candidatus Marsarchaeota archaeon includes these proteins:
- a CDS encoding 50S ribosomal protein L18e, with protein MKLNVERSDVKSWLATLADAQGDAKRAKLWKRLYKLTARPTRRRVEVDLYKIDKNSSSGDNIIVPGKVLSAGALSHPVSITAIAFSGSATESLKGSKCEIVALPEMMKRSRLKIII; from the coding sequence ATGAAGCTGAATGTAGAGAGGAGCGACGTGAAGAGCTGGCTGGCCACCCTGGCGGATGCGCAGGGCGACGCCAAGAGAGCCAAGCTCTGGAAGCGGCTCTATAAGCTAACGGCCAGGCCCACGCGCAGGCGCGTCGAGGTTGACCTCTACAAGATAGACAAAAATAGTAGCTCTGGCGATAACATAATAGTGCCTGGCAAGGTACTCTCTGCCGGGGCGCTTAGCCATCCGGTCTCGATAACCGCGATAGCGTTTTCAGGCAGCGCCACTGAGAGCCTTAAGGGCTCCAAGTGCGAGATAGTTGCGCTTCCTGAAATGATGAAGCGCAGCAGGCTGAAAATAATAATATGA
- the rplM gene encoding 50S ribosomal protein L13 yields the protein METKPERKVEVYDASGMVLGRLASIVAKQLVLGKNVAVVNAGRAVISGKAGVLASRYRTRLNLKESENPEHSPYWSRRPDMLVKRIIRGMLPYRRPKGKEAYSRLRVFTNVPEGLKGTKPVELEMKNPAHIYTGYVTVGELSKLLGYRVK from the coding sequence ATGGAAACAAAGCCGGAGCGGAAGGTTGAAGTGTATGACGCCAGCGGAATGGTGCTCGGCAGGCTTGCCAGCATCGTCGCGAAGCAGCTCGTGCTCGGCAAGAACGTCGCGGTGGTCAACGCCGGCAGGGCCGTGATAAGCGGAAAGGCCGGCGTGCTAGCCAGCAGGTACCGCACAAGGCTCAATCTGAAGGAGAGCGAGAACCCTGAGCACTCGCCCTACTGGTCAAGAAGGCCAGACATGCTTGTGAAGCGCATAATCAGGGGCATGCTGCCATACAGGCGCCCGAAGGGCAAGGAGGCATACAGCAGGCTTCGCGTGTTTACCAACGTGCCCGAGGGGCTTAAGGGAACGAAGCCTGTCGAGCTGGAAATGAAGAACCCAGCGCACATATACACAGGGTACGTGACTGTAGGCGAGCTCTCCAAGCTTCTAGGATACAGGGTCAAGTGA
- the rpsI gene encoding 30S ribosomal protein S9 has protein sequence MVESAVDAMKDAQVGVQPPAAAPQADEPKPAQKKPSKRAAKPQVVFAKSKRKESVARASGRKGSGSIRINSKLISVYEPKELRAIMLRPVYVSDMTKELAHKIDISVNVSGGGVSSRAQAVSGAIARVIMGFSNGDTVKKEYLRFDRSLVIDDPRRVEPKKFRGPKARARTQTSYR, from the coding sequence ATGGTTGAAAGCGCAGTTGATGCAATGAAGGACGCGCAAGTCGGGGTGCAGCCGCCAGCGGCAGCGCCGCAGGCCGACGAGCCGAAGCCGGCGCAGAAGAAGCCGAGCAAGCGCGCCGCGAAGCCGCAGGTTGTATTCGCAAAGAGCAAACGGAAGGAGAGCGTGGCGCGGGCGTCAGGCCGCAAGGGTTCCGGCTCGATACGCATCAACTCAAAGCTTATAAGCGTCTACGAGCCAAAGGAGCTGCGCGCGATCATGCTCCGGCCGGTCTACGTGTCTGACATGACTAAAGAGCTTGCGCACAAAATAGACATAAGCGTCAATGTGAGCGGCGGTGGAGTGAGCTCGCGGGCGCAGGCCGTCAGTGGCGCAATAGCCAGGGTCATAATGGGATTCTCCAATGGCGATACCGTCAAGAAGGAATACCTGCGCTTCGACAGGAGCCTGGTAATAGACGACCCGAGGCGCGTAGAGCCGAAGAAGTTCAGGGGCCCGAAGGCAAGGGCTAGGACACAAACCTCTTACAGATGA
- a CDS encoding DNA-directed RNA polymerase subunit N produces MMPVRCFTCGAVLADRWEEYAKRVNVEHEDSAKVLDDMGIKRYCCRRMFISNVELIDEFMETGRK; encoded by the coding sequence ATGATGCCGGTGAGGTGCTTCACGTGCGGCGCGGTCTTGGCTGACCGCTGGGAGGAATACGCCAAGCGCGTCAACGTCGAGCACGAGGATTCAGCAAAGGTGCTCGATGACATGGGCATAAAGCGGTACTGCTGCAGGCGCATGTTCATAAGCAACGTCGAGCTCATCGACGAGTTCATGGAAACGGGAAGGAAATGA
- the rpsB gene encoding 30S ribosomal protein S2, with protein sequence MAEEEFIANQNDYLEAGIHIATKVKSPGMERFIYKVREDGLYLLDLATIDSRIKIAATMIARYDPKDVIVTASRIYAIAAAEKFAEIIRVKFIRGRVTPGIFTNPLREDFTEPKLLVISDSRNEKQAVKEASMVGIPIVGLSDTDNSTKFIDLIIPANNRGRRSLAFVYFLLAREVLKQRGEIKDNDEFKHQVGDFELKSEIQQKTSLSAPQD encoded by the coding sequence ATGGCTGAAGAAGAATTCATAGCGAACCAGAACGACTATCTGGAGGCTGGCATACACATTGCGACGAAGGTGAAGAGCCCCGGCATGGAGCGCTTCATCTACAAGGTAAGAGAAGACGGCCTCTACCTGCTAGACCTCGCGACGATAGACTCGAGGATAAAGATAGCGGCGACGATGATAGCTAGATACGACCCCAAGGACGTGATAGTCACTGCCTCGAGGATATATGCTATAGCTGCAGCTGAGAAGTTTGCGGAGATAATACGCGTGAAGTTCATACGCGGTCGCGTAACGCCCGGCATTTTCACCAATCCGCTGCGCGAGGACTTCACGGAGCCGAAGCTGCTGGTCATAAGCGACTCGCGCAACGAGAAGCAGGCCGTCAAGGAGGCAAGCATGGTCGGCATACCTATAGTAGGTCTGTCTGACACTGACAACTCCACAAAGTTCATAGACCTGATCATACCGGCCAACAACCGCGGCAGGCGCTCCCTCGCGTTCGTCTATTTCCTACTGGCCAGAGAGGTGCTCAAACAAAGAGGGGAGATAAAAGACAACGACGAGTTCAAGCACCAGGTCGGGGACTTCGAGCTCAAGAGCGAAATCCAGCAGAAGACGTCGCTCTCTGCTCCTCAAGACTGA